The following proteins are encoded in a genomic region of Cyclonatronum proteinivorum:
- a CDS encoding DUF5723 family protein produces the protein MTKSQLISVFIWIALTLGFAAASQAQHRLEVPETMAIGATGTAWAGGAAALHINPANLLDMRSGRPNNLVFLQSSATLGGGLLNVSTYNSFLTKGELLDAARQREMLDQWYGDDAGSSMQYAHVNAGFVLAGTAFQLNPGYAAGLSVRLRNLSSTGISRGAAELGLGGLNEDVFREGREADLMLEATSFAEVTAGFAMMLYEGDFFPLTGRRWSLQAGVSPQLFLGIAQSQLELRSRITVSGDDVHHDFRYIIQTQGETSDQLFQYLADRDANDERPEMGDYLEFPSDIGKIDGMGFGLNLGVTAQFELGDAFLDFPFLGEGMRILQLGLAFSDLGSIRYSRRAAVFENQGLFTWEGFAIDQQRIDEEFDGDLGSYFSYVLEDSVLYDMYLDFDGREVGSNRVQLPAAWAFGGELRAGRMQAAFDLGAGFSNSGLVSRRLALGVGASYAITRFVPVRAGWYSGGSNNSSWTFGTGLTGGAYRLDLGVMLSPGTQNGGAWAAIGLGALQFRF, from the coding sequence ATGACAAAGTCGCAACTTATTTCTGTATTTATTTGGATAGCTCTTACTTTAGGGTTTGCAGCGGCCTCTCAGGCACAGCACAGACTTGAAGTCCCTGAAACTATGGCTATCGGGGCCACAGGAACAGCGTGGGCCGGCGGTGCCGCGGCATTGCATATCAACCCGGCAAACCTGCTGGATATGCGGTCCGGCAGGCCTAATAATCTCGTATTTCTTCAGTCTTCTGCGACCCTTGGCGGGGGGCTCTTAAACGTAAGTACCTATAACAGCTTTCTAACAAAAGGGGAACTGCTGGATGCAGCAAGACAGCGGGAAATGCTTGATCAATGGTACGGGGACGATGCAGGCAGCAGCATGCAGTACGCCCACGTCAATGCCGGTTTCGTACTCGCCGGTACAGCCTTTCAGCTGAATCCCGGCTATGCAGCCGGACTTTCCGTCCGACTGCGTAACTTAAGCTCAACGGGAATTAGCAGAGGCGCTGCCGAGCTGGGGCTTGGCGGGCTTAATGAAGACGTGTTCCGCGAAGGGCGTGAAGCAGACCTGATGCTTGAAGCCACTTCGTTCGCAGAAGTCACCGCCGGCTTTGCCATGATGTTGTATGAGGGAGACTTCTTCCCGCTTACCGGCAGGCGCTGGAGCCTTCAGGCCGGGGTGAGTCCGCAGCTGTTTCTCGGTATCGCGCAGAGTCAGCTTGAATTGCGGTCACGCATTACCGTAAGCGGCGACGACGTGCATCACGATTTCAGATACATTATTCAAACGCAGGGCGAAACAAGCGATCAGCTGTTTCAGTATCTCGCCGACCGTGATGCGAACGACGAACGGCCTGAAATGGGCGACTATCTTGAATTCCCATCTGATATCGGGAAAATTGATGGCATGGGCTTCGGTCTGAACCTTGGGGTTACCGCACAATTTGAGCTGGGAGATGCGTTTCTTGATTTTCCTTTTCTTGGTGAAGGAATGCGAATCCTGCAGCTTGGACTGGCATTTTCGGACCTGGGCAGCATCCGCTACAGCCGAAGGGCCGCTGTATTTGAAAATCAAGGCCTGTTTACTTGGGAAGGTTTCGCCATAGATCAGCAGCGAATTGATGAAGAATTTGATGGCGACCTGGGTTCTTATTTCAGCTATGTGTTGGAAGACAGCGTACTGTATGATATGTACCTTGATTTTGATGGCCGTGAAGTAGGTTCGAACCGGGTTCAGCTGCCGGCTGCGTGGGCATTCGGCGGCGAGCTCCGCGCCGGACGCATGCAGGCCGCATTCGATTTAGGTGCAGGATTCAGTAACAGCGGTCTTGTCAGCCGCCGGTTGGCACTTGGTGTTGGGGCTTCGTACGCGATCACGAGATTTGTACCGGTCCGTGCCGGATGGTACAGTGGCGGAAGTAACAACAGTTCCTGGACATTCGGGACGGGCCTCACAGGAGGCGCTTATAGGCTTGATCTTGGCGTGATGCTATCACCGGGCACTCAAAACGGCGGCGCCTGGGCTGCCATTGGCCTCGGAGCATTACAGTTCAGGTTTTAG
- a CDS encoding DUF4249 domain-containing protein has translation MMMPAIRPTFAQTGLAALFFTVMMSALLTTGCDPYKQDSFTEQMVIEAFLTAGDPLPEIRLSRTLPFDEFYSFEAAALSGLDVRVLLTNDAGAVTETFRYLESDQRGVYLPEDAGATVQPGRVYRLEVRETPDQAPKLRARTFVPGGFELLSDNGDTFIYQGPVQYEPTFTISFYPGRQNYYIASTLALQPDPELLTPFFAGFFEEENPDQFLRVSSPIINEANYEINDDETITLTLPWISIAYFGPNEVAFYAIDTNLYDYVRTLNLQSGGPNQSPGQIDNVLWNIEGGIGIFGSRTGISSEINIVPFIP, from the coding sequence ATGATGATGCCTGCTATCCGCCCAACTTTCGCTCAAACCGGCCTCGCTGCGCTTTTCTTTACGGTGATGATGAGCGCCCTGCTCACAACAGGCTGCGATCCCTACAAACAGGACAGCTTCACCGAGCAAATGGTTATCGAAGCCTTCCTCACCGCGGGCGATCCGCTCCCTGAAATCCGCCTTTCCCGCACGCTCCCGTTCGATGAATTCTACAGCTTCGAAGCTGCGGCGCTTTCCGGCCTCGATGTCCGCGTACTGCTCACCAACGATGCCGGCGCCGTCACGGAAACCTTCCGCTACCTCGAAAGCGATCAGCGGGGCGTGTACCTGCCCGAAGACGCGGGCGCGACCGTACAGCCGGGGCGCGTCTATCGGCTCGAAGTCCGCGAAACGCCCGATCAGGCACCCAAGCTCCGCGCCCGCACCTTCGTGCCCGGGGGTTTCGAGCTGCTTTCCGACAACGGCGACACCTTCATCTATCAGGGTCCGGTGCAGTACGAGCCAACCTTCACCATTAGCTTCTACCCGGGTCGGCAGAACTACTACATCGCCTCCACCCTCGCGCTGCAGCCTGATCCGGAGCTGCTCACGCCCTTCTTTGCCGGCTTTTTTGAAGAAGAAAACCCCGATCAGTTTCTGCGCGTCTCCTCCCCCATCATCAACGAAGCTAACTACGAAATCAACGACGACGAAACCATCACCCTGACCCTCCCCTGGATTTCCATCGCCTACTTCGGCCCCAACGAAGTCGCCTTCTACGCCATCGACACCAACCTCTACGACTACGTGCGCACCCTCAACCTGCAAAGCGGCGGCCCGAATCAGTCGCCAGGCCAGATCGACAACGTGCTCTGGAACATCGAAGGCGGCATCGGCATCTTCGGCAGCCGCACCGGCATCTCAAGCGAAATAAACATCGTCCCCTTCATCCCCTGA
- a CDS encoding TonB-dependent receptor, protein MFFLFVGISFPGFSQPALAEMRSDTALESELNSGSLNGYVSEARTGEAIWGANIILEGTTLGTSTNSAGFFTLTRIPEGSYTAVISFIGFREMRREITIVAGETLRLDAELTESGVELDDVTLVSDFFDLEQRQSVGVTTVSTQLIRDTPAVLQADVFRSIQLLPGITSASDFSSGLYIRGGTPDQTLILLDNTTVYNPTHFFGFFSTFNPDAIRDVRVFKGGFPPEYGGRIGSVVDIYNKDGNRRQRSGTASVGMLSSRASFEGPFEGGSYMFAIRRSTLEPLLWALRGSVDNIPRSFYFLDANAKINYDLGQRDRLSLSFYTGLDDVVFPASDDLLLNLFYGNITGSLTWRRILSGSTFGTLTFTGSRYFNEPRFEFGGTVFERKNTVNDFSVKADIEWTPDQNHTVKSGLWAGTLLFTLQDRFDGNLTQSPDLTSGYYTFYIQDRWRITPRWIFLGGARAAYFTSGNFFRAEPRAQLEYRPTENLRLQTAAGRYHQFKSLITNEAFSGFDVWLLTDRGVAPAYGDQFMAGAKWNPNNTWSFELEGFYRTMRQLFEFDPRIPDAAGLEYSELFRFGEGFAYGVEVLAQRNRGRLTGFLGYTWGTTRRKFPGFNDDNFFPPKFDRIHDLSLVANYRLNARWMSTVVFGYATGQTYTEPLGRTQINNPFGTEPDNPIIVGRVNASRLPAYHRLDVGFTRYGRFFNLGDSELQLQIINLYSRRNVWFYQFDFDENPVQRITVQMLPILPSVTYTVNF, encoded by the coding sequence TTGTTTTTTCTTTTCGTGGGCATAAGCTTCCCCGGCTTTAGTCAGCCCGCCCTTGCCGAAATGCGGTCCGATACGGCCCTGGAGTCCGAGCTTAATTCCGGAAGCCTGAACGGCTACGTATCCGAAGCCCGCACCGGCGAAGCTATCTGGGGGGCGAATATCATCCTCGAAGGCACAACCCTCGGCACTTCGACCAACAGCGCAGGCTTTTTCACGCTCACGCGCATCCCCGAGGGCAGCTACACGGCGGTTATTTCCTTCATCGGGTTTCGGGAGATGCGGCGCGAAATCACGATTGTAGCAGGCGAAACCCTCCGGCTCGATGCTGAACTGACCGAAAGCGGGGTCGAGCTGGATGATGTCACCCTGGTCTCGGATTTCTTCGACCTCGAACAGCGGCAGTCGGTCGGTGTCACAACCGTGAGCACGCAACTCATCCGTGATACGCCGGCGGTGCTGCAAGCCGATGTCTTCCGGAGCATTCAGCTGCTACCCGGCATCACCTCGGCCTCGGATTTTTCCTCCGGCCTCTACATCCGCGGCGGCACGCCCGATCAGACCCTGATTCTGCTCGACAACACGACCGTGTACAACCCGACGCACTTTTTCGGCTTCTTCTCCACCTTCAACCCCGATGCCATCCGGGATGTGCGGGTGTTTAAGGGCGGCTTTCCACCGGAATACGGCGGACGTATCGGCTCGGTCGTTGACATCTACAACAAAGACGGCAACCGCCGGCAGCGCAGCGGCACCGCCTCCGTAGGCATGCTCTCCTCCCGCGCCTCGTTCGAAGGGCCGTTCGAAGGCGGCTCCTACATGTTCGCCATCCGTCGCTCTACCCTTGAACCCCTGCTCTGGGCCCTGCGCGGCTCAGTCGATAACATCCCGAGAAGCTTTTATTTCCTCGATGCCAACGCCAAAATCAACTACGACCTCGGTCAGCGTGACCGCCTCAGCCTCTCTTTTTACACCGGTCTGGATGATGTGGTTTTCCCCGCCTCCGACGACCTGCTGCTGAACCTCTTTTACGGCAACATCACCGGGAGCCTGACCTGGCGGCGGATTCTCTCGGGCAGCACCTTTGGCACACTCACCTTCACGGGTTCGCGCTACTTCAACGAGCCACGCTTCGAGTTTGGCGGCACGGTTTTCGAGCGCAAAAACACAGTCAACGACTTCTCGGTGAAAGCCGACATCGAATGGACGCCCGACCAAAACCACACCGTGAAATCAGGCCTTTGGGCAGGCACGCTGCTGTTCACCCTACAGGACCGCTTCGACGGCAACCTCACGCAATCGCCCGATCTCACCTCCGGCTACTACACCTTCTATATACAGGACCGCTGGCGCATCACCCCGCGCTGGATCTTCCTCGGCGGCGCACGGGCGGCCTACTTTACGAGCGGCAACTTCTTCCGCGCTGAACCGCGGGCACAGCTCGAGTACCGTCCGACCGAAAACTTGCGCCTCCAAACCGCCGCCGGACGCTACCATCAGTTCAAATCGCTGATCACCAACGAGGCCTTTTCCGGTTTCGATGTGTGGCTGCTCACCGACCGGGGCGTTGCGCCTGCTTACGGCGATCAGTTCATGGCCGGCGCCAAATGGAATCCCAACAACACCTGGTCGTTCGAGCTTGAAGGCTTCTACCGCACCATGCGGCAACTGTTTGAATTCGATCCGCGCATCCCCGATGCAGCGGGGCTCGAGTACAGCGAGCTCTTCCGCTTCGGGGAAGGCTTCGCGTACGGCGTCGAAGTACTGGCACAGCGCAACCGCGGCAGGCTCACCGGTTTTCTGGGCTACACCTGGGGCACGACCCGCCGCAAATTCCCCGGCTTCAACGACGACAACTTCTTCCCGCCCAAGTTCGACCGCATTCACGACCTCAGCCTTGTGGCCAACTACCGCCTCAACGCCCGCTGGATGAGCACCGTGGTGTTCGGCTACGCAACGGGTCAGACCTACACCGAGCCGCTGGGCCGCACCCAAATCAACAACCCCTTCGGCACCGAGCCCGACAACCCCATCATCGTGGGCCGCGTGAACGCCTCCCGACTGCCCGCCTATCACCGCCTCGATGTGGGCTTCACCCGCTACGGACGCTTTTTCAACCTCGGCGATTCGGAGCTTCAGCTGCAGATCATCAACCTCTACTCCCGCCGCAACGTGTGGTTCTATCAGTTCGATTTCGACGAAAACCCCGTGCAGCGCATCACCGTGCAGATGCTGCCCATCCTCCCCTCCGTGACCTATACTGTCAATTTCTAA